In the genome of Qipengyuania seohaensis, one region contains:
- a CDS encoding Leu/Phe/Val dehydrogenase produces MTAFWTETDFDDHELVQLVRDRKSGLTAIIALHSTHLGPGAGGTRFWHYAEPEAAMRDALRLSRGMSYKNAMAGLPMGGGKAVILADSDKTKTPEMLAAFADAVDALGGQYVTAEDVGISEADMAAVAQRTQYVSGLPVEGEDAAGGDPGPFTALGIFLGIKAAVKHKLGKDSMNGVHVALQGVGSVGGGVARLLAKEGAKLTLSDINEDRCRALATELDAECVASDAIMSVPCDVFSPNALGAILDDEGIGRLDCKIVAGGANNQLKRPEHGPMLAKRGILYAPDYVINAGGIISVTLEYLCRQEEAPCDINEVRKRIALIPGRLEEIWQESDKTGESPDQVADRLAQALIGRG; encoded by the coding sequence ATGACGGCATTCTGGACCGAAACGGACTTTGACGATCACGAGCTGGTGCAGCTCGTTCGCGACCGGAAGAGCGGCCTGACTGCGATTATCGCGCTTCATTCCACGCACCTGGGCCCCGGCGCCGGCGGCACCCGATTCTGGCATTACGCGGAACCCGAAGCGGCAATGCGCGATGCGCTGCGGCTTTCGCGCGGGATGAGCTACAAGAACGCCATGGCAGGTCTGCCGATGGGTGGTGGCAAGGCCGTCATTCTAGCGGATAGCGACAAGACCAAGACGCCCGAAATGCTCGCTGCATTCGCTGACGCGGTTGACGCGCTCGGTGGACAGTATGTGACCGCCGAAGACGTCGGTATTTCGGAAGCGGACATGGCAGCCGTCGCCCAGCGTACCCAGTACGTGTCGGGCCTGCCGGTCGAGGGCGAAGACGCGGCAGGCGGCGATCCCGGCCCCTTTACCGCCCTCGGCATATTCCTCGGCATCAAGGCTGCCGTGAAGCACAAGCTTGGCAAGGACAGCATGAACGGCGTGCATGTCGCTCTCCAGGGTGTCGGCAGTGTCGGTGGCGGCGTCGCGAGGCTGCTGGCCAAGGAAGGCGCGAAGCTCACCCTTTCGGATATCAACGAAGATCGCTGCCGGGCGCTGGCGACCGAACTCGATGCCGAATGCGTAGCGAGCGACGCGATCATGTCGGTTCCGTGCGACGTATTCAGCCCCAATGCCCTCGGCGCGATTCTCGATGATGAGGGTATCGGCCGACTCGATTGCAAGATCGTGGCTGGCGGCGCGAACAACCAACTCAAGCGTCCTGAACACGGTCCGATGCTGGCGAAGCGGGGCATTCTCTATGCACCCGACTATGTCATCAATGCAGGCGGGATCATCTCCGTGACGCTCGAATATCTGTGCCGCCAGGAGGAAGCGCCGTGCGACATCAACGAGGTGCGCAAGCGTATTGCGCTGATCCCCGGACGGCTGGAGGAAATCTGGCAGGAAAGCGACAAGACCGGCGAATCGCCCGATCAGGTCGCCGACCGCCTGGCGCAGGCTCTCATCGGACGCGGATAA